The proteins below come from a single Edaphobacter acidisoli genomic window:
- a CDS encoding ABC transporter ATP-binding protein: MASYGPSSFGGGMKAVDRPSRSHGRVGASDQASRPKPKLKKVLPEVWELIKPYRPLLAGSFVLMVINRASGLVLPASARFLIDNVMYKHQMGLLYKIIEVVVAATVVQGITSFTLTQILSKAGQRLIAELRKKVQSHVGRLPVAFYDENRTGTLVSRIMTDVEGVRNLMGTGVIDFFGGILTALFAFCYLIKLSVQMTMITFVLLAAFALILQRAFKTIRPIFRERAKINAEVTGRLTESLGGVRVVKGYHAEASEANVFASGVQRLLANVISSLTAQSLMSLASTAVIGVVGALVMFMGAHQVVAGRLTPGGYVTYTMFLAFMTVPIVQLVSIGTQLTEALAGLDRTHEILAENEEDSETVRVHNLATIHGDIAFRDVTFAYEPGKPVLHGISFESKPGTVTALVGSSGSGKSTIISLICGFHTATTGQVLVDGIDLATIRLSSYRQQLGVVLQETFLFDGTIRENILFSRPNATEEQLMNACRIARVDEFAERFPEKYDTVVGERGVKLSGGQRQRLSIARAILADPRVLILDEATSSLDSESEAMIQHGLSYLMQGRTTFVIAHRLSTIRRAEQILVVEQGEIVERGTHESLYALGGRYYDLYTRQHGLETNLFLAPGEGDRVEEPEASKV, from the coding sequence ATGGCTTCATACGGTCCATCCAGTTTCGGCGGCGGCATGAAGGCGGTGGATCGCCCGTCGCGTAGTCACGGCCGCGTAGGGGCATCGGATCAGGCTTCGCGGCCGAAGCCCAAGCTTAAAAAAGTTCTGCCCGAGGTTTGGGAACTCATCAAGCCATATCGCCCGTTGCTTGCGGGCAGTTTTGTGCTGATGGTCATCAACCGTGCCAGTGGGCTTGTGCTTCCCGCTTCAGCCAGATTCCTCATCGATAACGTCATGTACAAGCATCAGATGGGGCTGCTGTACAAGATTATCGAGGTTGTTGTAGCGGCGACGGTGGTGCAGGGAATCACTTCGTTCACGCTCACGCAGATACTATCGAAGGCGGGCCAGCGTCTGATTGCCGAGCTGCGCAAGAAGGTCCAGTCACACGTGGGGCGCTTACCCGTCGCGTTCTACGATGAGAACCGCACCGGGACACTGGTCTCGCGGATCATGACCGATGTAGAAGGCGTGCGTAACCTGATGGGGACGGGCGTCATCGACTTCTTCGGCGGCATCCTCACAGCGCTGTTTGCCTTCTGTTACCTCATCAAGCTGAGCGTGCAGATGACGATGATTACCTTCGTCCTGCTGGCCGCATTTGCCTTGATCCTGCAGCGTGCATTCAAGACCATCCGCCCCATCTTCCGCGAACGCGCAAAGATCAACGCTGAAGTCACAGGTCGACTCACCGAATCGCTCGGCGGCGTGCGTGTCGTCAAGGGCTATCATGCGGAGGCGAGTGAGGCGAACGTATTCGCCTCAGGTGTCCAACGCCTGCTTGCCAATGTGATCTCATCGCTCACCGCGCAGTCGCTCATGTCCCTTGCATCGACTGCGGTGATCGGCGTCGTGGGCGCGCTGGTCATGTTTATGGGAGCGCATCAGGTTGTTGCGGGGCGCCTGACCCCTGGTGGTTATGTCACGTACACCATGTTTCTCGCGTTTATGACCGTTCCCATCGTGCAGCTTGTCTCCATCGGCACGCAGCTCACCGAAGCTCTCGCCGGGCTGGACCGCACGCATGAGATTCTTGCTGAGAACGAGGAAGACTCAGAGACAGTACGGGTTCACAATCTCGCCACGATTCATGGTGATATAGCTTTTCGAGACGTGACCTTCGCTTATGAGCCGGGCAAACCTGTGCTGCACGGCATCAGCTTTGAGTCGAAGCCTGGGACGGTGACTGCGCTGGTTGGCTCTTCGGGTTCAGGTAAATCTACCATCATCTCGCTGATCTGTGGTTTTCATACTGCTACGACCGGACAGGTGCTTGTGGATGGGATCGACCTGGCTACGATTCGGTTGAGCAGCTATCGTCAGCAGCTTGGCGTGGTGCTGCAGGAGACGTTTCTCTTCGATGGGACGATTCGTGAAAACATTCTGTTTTCGCGCCCCAATGCGACCGAAGAGCAACTGATGAATGCCTGCCGCATTGCGCGTGTGGATGAATTCGCGGAGCGCTTTCCGGAGAAGTACGATACTGTCGTCGGCGAGCGAGGCGTGAAGCTCTCTGGCGGGCAGCGACAGCGGCTTTCGATTGCACGCGCGATCCTGGCTGATCCCCGCGTGCTGATTCTTGACGAGGCTACCAGCTCGCTCGACTCGGAGTCAGAGGCGATGATTCAACATGGTCTCAGCTATCTGATGCAGGGCAGGACGACCTTCGTCATTGCGCATCGCCTCTCCACCATTCGCCGCGCGGAGCAGATTCTTGTCGTCGAACAGGGAGAGATTGTTGAGCGCGGTACGCATGAGTCGCTCTATGCTCTAGGCGGGCGCTACTACGATCTCTACACCAGACAGCATGGGCTTGAGACGAATCTCTTTCTGGCTCCGGGCGAGGGAGACAGGGTTGAAGAGCCTGAGGCATCGAAGGTTTGA
- a CDS encoding SCO family protein, which translates to MLRKSSVLLVLALGLIAGCHRSSNSAASSASAAQKTFTIRGKVVSTDQGSVMLDGDAVPGFMDAMTMPYKLKDPSVASELHPGDHITATVLADQEEDGFHDVRLDNIVVTAQARPDYKPAVQYHVPTPGDVVPNFKLLNQSGRTIDFAEFKGKVLLVTFIYTRCPLPDFCVRMSRDFATVDKDLSADPVIYAKTHLLSISFDPKYDTPKVLRSYGGAYTGRYTKETFEHWDFAAPSEEELPKITQYFDVGVTPGDARTLTHSLSTVLIGKDGKVLAWYPTNDWKPEDVAAAMKKAANS; encoded by the coding sequence GTGTTGCGTAAATCTTCTGTGTTGCTTGTTCTTGCCCTGGGTCTTATTGCCGGATGCCATCGATCTTCAAATTCTGCTGCATCGAGCGCAAGCGCTGCGCAGAAGACATTCACGATTCGCGGTAAAGTCGTGAGCACAGATCAGGGCAGTGTCATGCTCGATGGCGATGCGGTGCCTGGCTTCATGGACGCGATGACCATGCCATACAAGCTGAAGGACCCGAGTGTGGCAAGCGAGCTTCATCCTGGCGACCATATCACAGCCACCGTGCTTGCCGATCAGGAAGAAGATGGTTTCCACGATGTTCGACTGGACAACATTGTTGTCACGGCGCAGGCGCGCCCAGACTATAAGCCGGCAGTGCAGTACCATGTCCCGACTCCTGGTGACGTTGTGCCGAACTTTAAGCTGCTGAATCAGAGCGGGCGCACCATCGACTTCGCAGAGTTCAAGGGGAAGGTGCTGCTGGTTACTTTTATCTATACGCGCTGCCCGTTGCCGGACTTCTGTGTGCGGATGAGTCGGGACTTTGCTACTGTCGATAAGGACCTCTCCGCTGATCCGGTGATTTATGCGAAGACGCATCTGCTCAGCATCAGCTTCGACCCGAAGTACGATACTCCGAAGGTGCTGCGCAGTTACGGTGGGGCTTATACCGGGCGCTATACGAAAGAGACTTTTGAGCATTGGGATTTTGCGGCACCCAGCGAAGAGGAGCTTCCGAAGATTACGCAGTATTTTGATGTGGGCGTAACGCCGGGCGACGCGAGGACGCTGACGCATTCGCTTTCGACTGTGCTGATCGGCAAGGACGGCAAGGTGCTGGCGTGGTATCCCACGAACGATTGGAAACCGGAAGACGTAGCGGCTGCGATGAAGAAGGCCGCGAACTCGTGA
- a CDS encoding MFS transporter — MHFSLLLAGLGTALLGPILPVLATEWHMKDSQSGVLMLTKFCGAFLGGVSVSRNLRRSLLVGLAASAAGFGYFSIAPGMVLGAAALFVAGFGIGQIITSTNILAGRRFTVHRGSALSLLNFSFSLGAMLSALLAAWLLPLFALRPLLELFAGAFVIGVCGLLLEMRGSQAELIEPFEPAATTSSNQSLRPQIYLYFAGLLVLYGGLETCLSGWLTTFALRYGDKTLAVSEYTTLLLWMALTIGRAAASAVMLRVGEKTVQRWGLLLTAIFTTGLAFSHSAIAIAAFAMLLGLSLAPFFPSTWALLMVEGPTARQAGIVLAASGLGAAALPWLMGVVSTGAKSLQVALAIPLATALALLVMSAFSPKHSDRQASFPEPPGV; from the coding sequence ATGCACTTTTCGCTATTGCTGGCAGGTCTGGGAACCGCGCTACTGGGGCCAATCCTGCCCGTCCTCGCGACAGAGTGGCACATGAAGGACTCGCAGAGCGGCGTCCTGATGCTCACGAAATTCTGCGGCGCATTTCTTGGCGGCGTCAGCGTCTCACGCAACCTGCGACGCAGCCTGCTCGTGGGCTTAGCAGCCAGCGCTGCGGGATTCGGCTACTTCTCCATCGCACCAGGCATGGTTTTAGGAGCCGCAGCATTATTCGTCGCGGGATTCGGGATCGGCCAGATCATCACATCAACCAACATCCTCGCAGGACGCAGATTCACTGTCCACCGCGGCTCGGCTCTCTCGCTACTAAACTTCTCTTTCAGCTTGGGCGCAATGCTTTCGGCACTGCTGGCTGCTTGGCTGCTGCCGCTCTTCGCTCTGCGACCTCTGCTCGAACTATTTGCAGGCGCATTCGTCATCGGTGTCTGCGGTCTTTTGCTCGAGATGCGCGGCTCTCAAGCAGAATTGATAGAGCCTTTCGAACCAGCAGCAACCACAAGCTCAAATCAAAGCCTGCGACCTCAGATCTATCTCTATTTCGCAGGCCTTCTGGTCCTCTACGGCGGTTTGGAAACATGCCTGAGTGGGTGGCTGACTACATTTGCCCTACGCTATGGTGATAAAACCTTGGCCGTCAGCGAATACACAACGCTCCTGCTCTGGATGGCACTTACCATAGGGCGCGCAGCCGCATCTGCTGTCATGTTGCGCGTCGGTGAAAAGACCGTACAACGCTGGGGCCTGCTCCTGACTGCGATCTTTACGACAGGACTCGCCTTCTCCCACTCCGCAATCGCCATCGCCGCATTCGCGATGCTGCTGGGCCTGAGCCTCGCACCGTTCTTCCCTTCAACATGGGCTTTGCTCATGGTCGAAGGCCCCACTGCTCGACAGGCTGGCATCGTGCTGGCCGCCTCTGGACTTGGTGCCGCGGCCTTGCCATGGCTGATGGGCGTCGTCTCCACCGGAGCGAAGTCATTGCAGGTTGCGCTGGCCATTCCGCTAGCGACCGCTCTTGCACTACTCGTCATGAGTGCCTTCTCGCCAAAGCACTCTGACAGACAAGCGTCTTTTCCAGAACCTCCAGGCGTATAA
- a CDS encoding PD-(D/E)XK nuclease family protein has translation MNSTGPLHPEIAKALDNGAAIVTGNQRAARTLMRAFDLRNRQLGLGSWQPAQVFSWDTWTSTLWRRLLIDGHVSRLLVNRTQEHSIWLGILATDNELKSLRSKDALATLAADAWQRLCSYCGQSKLRGTASTPDTMAFERWAIEFHRKCRDGNFLAQAELEDALTRAATTNDLRLEQTEIALLGFDRFTPAQSALLKAIQSAGCNVSELQPTFPTEKRLLIKAADEEDEIVTAARWARQLLKERPETQIAIVVPSLEKHRAQMDRTFRGILAPELQNIAASEDTCPYEFSLGTPLAQTPMVRTALDLLHLAIGPISVDRASALVLSPYFSMEPAERAARAEFDVFEMRKAHRLRPEILLDWLSTATYKSPRRKNLRRLSSALQALHPLSLRLSKPQQKTHAEWAQTMHELLDIARWRSEHETSIEFQIRRKWESALDELAALDFDGSRVEFSHALKSLERIVEQNMFAPESHEAPIQIIGALEAAGATFDAIWLMRAGDLSWPLPTSTNPLLSWRLQRELQMPGSDVARDSSDAHKLTERIVASATTAIVSYATETPEGKQQHSSSLEGLGLSEIDTGDIAAPEAPYALVELELLNDDEPIQPLPDAIVHGGAQVLKSQAKCPFRAFAEHRLRSSKIEQSVPGMSAAESGIAVHRALELFWSEVRTQQRLKEMPSRELAEMVDRCVLRSLAKMDSLSGTAWDTAYMQVQRARMNRLLIHWLELEIKRPSFEVVAQEEGLSDVHVGPLRLKVRVDRVDSTKDGRILIDYKTGKVTPNEWLTDRPDEPQLPLYAIVTDATKLQGVAFGLVRAGDDRDLTGFGAATDVILHQRKLKFASLENQVEDWRRVLDNLAVNFSQGDASVDPKAYPKTCQHCSQRILCRLDPSQLQKEDDEVEVELG, from the coding sequence ATGAACAGCACCGGGCCGCTGCATCCTGAGATAGCCAAGGCACTCGACAACGGTGCAGCCATCGTGACGGGCAATCAGCGTGCAGCGCGGACCCTGATGCGAGCATTTGATCTCCGCAACAGACAATTAGGGCTCGGCAGCTGGCAACCTGCACAGGTCTTTTCATGGGATACATGGACGTCAACACTCTGGCGTCGGCTGCTCATCGACGGCCATGTTTCACGTCTACTCGTGAATCGGACGCAGGAGCACTCCATCTGGCTCGGCATTCTCGCAACCGACAACGAGCTGAAAAGTCTACGCTCAAAAGATGCGCTCGCTACACTGGCAGCCGACGCCTGGCAACGCCTGTGCAGCTATTGCGGGCAAAGTAAACTGCGCGGCACAGCATCTACCCCGGACACGATGGCCTTTGAACGATGGGCAATCGAATTCCATCGCAAATGCAGAGACGGCAACTTTCTGGCTCAGGCAGAACTCGAAGATGCCCTGACTCGCGCGGCCACAACCAATGATCTGCGTCTTGAACAGACAGAGATCGCCCTCCTCGGCTTCGATCGCTTTACCCCCGCACAATCAGCTTTGCTCAAAGCCATCCAGTCGGCGGGCTGCAATGTCAGTGAGCTGCAGCCAACTTTTCCAACAGAGAAGCGACTGCTCATCAAGGCGGCTGACGAAGAAGACGAGATCGTGACCGCTGCTAGATGGGCCAGGCAACTTCTCAAAGAGCGCCCTGAAACACAGATCGCGATCGTCGTCCCATCTCTCGAAAAACACCGAGCCCAAATGGATAGGACCTTCCGCGGGATTCTCGCACCCGAACTGCAAAACATCGCGGCTTCCGAAGATACCTGTCCATATGAATTCTCGCTTGGGACCCCACTTGCGCAAACACCAATGGTGCGAACCGCATTGGACCTGCTTCACCTCGCCATTGGACCTATTTCAGTCGATCGCGCAAGTGCCCTAGTGCTCTCACCCTACTTTTCCATGGAGCCGGCCGAACGAGCAGCACGCGCAGAGTTTGACGTCTTCGAAATGCGCAAGGCGCACAGACTTCGTCCAGAAATCTTACTCGACTGGTTGAGCACAGCGACATATAAATCGCCGCGCAGGAAGAATCTCAGACGCCTTTCTTCCGCACTGCAAGCTTTGCATCCGCTGTCCTTGCGTCTTAGCAAACCCCAGCAAAAAACCCACGCCGAATGGGCACAAACCATGCACGAGTTGCTCGATATTGCCCGCTGGCGTTCGGAACACGAGACAAGCATTGAGTTTCAGATACGCAGAAAGTGGGAAAGCGCGCTCGATGAACTGGCAGCTCTGGACTTCGACGGATCGCGCGTCGAGTTCAGCCATGCCTTGAAATCGCTCGAACGCATCGTAGAGCAAAATATGTTTGCTCCAGAGTCGCACGAAGCGCCTATTCAGATCATAGGCGCTCTCGAAGCCGCAGGTGCAACATTCGACGCCATCTGGCTAATGCGCGCCGGAGATCTGAGCTGGCCTCTTCCGACCAGTACGAATCCTCTACTCTCCTGGCGTCTTCAGCGCGAACTGCAGATGCCCGGTTCAGATGTTGCACGCGACAGCAGCGATGCACATAAGCTGACCGAGCGAATCGTTGCAAGTGCGACCACAGCCATCGTGAGCTACGCAACCGAAACACCTGAGGGCAAGCAACAACATTCATCTTCACTTGAAGGATTGGGTCTATCTGAAATTGACACCGGAGACATCGCGGCCCCTGAGGCACCTTACGCTCTTGTCGAGCTTGAACTGCTGAACGATGACGAACCCATCCAGCCCTTGCCGGACGCTATCGTCCACGGTGGCGCGCAAGTTCTGAAGAGCCAGGCAAAATGCCCATTTCGCGCATTCGCCGAACATCGGCTGCGGTCTTCCAAAATTGAACAATCAGTTCCTGGAATGAGCGCAGCCGAAAGCGGTATTGCTGTACATCGCGCGCTTGAGCTTTTCTGGAGCGAAGTAAGAACACAGCAACGTCTCAAGGAGATGCCTTCTCGCGAACTTGCCGAGATGGTCGATCGGTGCGTCCTGCGGAGCCTCGCAAAGATGGATTCCCTTAGCGGGACCGCGTGGGATACCGCATACATGCAGGTGCAACGCGCCCGCATGAACCGCCTGCTCATCCACTGGCTTGAGCTCGAGATAAAGCGCCCGAGCTTTGAAGTTGTTGCCCAGGAAGAAGGCCTCAGCGATGTCCACGTCGGCCCGCTGCGCCTGAAGGTTCGCGTCGACCGCGTCGATTCAACCAAAGACGGCAGAATCTTGATTGACTATAAGACCGGGAAAGTTACGCCAAACGAGTGGCTCACCGACCGGCCTGACGAGCCGCAGCTTCCGCTCTATGCCATAGTCACAGATGCCACGAAGTTGCAGGGAGTAGCATTCGGACTGGTCCGCGCAGGTGACGACCGCGACCTGACCGGCTTTGGCGCAGCCACTGATGTCATACTGCATCAGCGCAAACTCAAATTCGCATCTCTGGAAAATCAGGTTGAAGATTGGAGACGTGTCCTCGACAATCTTGCCGTCAATTTTTCCCAAGGCGATGCCAGCGTGGACCCCAAGGCTTATCCGAAGACATGCCAGCACTGCAGCCAAAGAATCCTCTGTCGTCTCGATCCATCGCAACTGCAAAAGGAGGATGACGAAGTGGAGGTGGAGCTTGGGTGA
- a CDS encoding UvrD-helicase domain-containing protein — translation MGELFLFPNPDVIQPTTEETLPPDWQARRDALDVHRSWIVEAPAGSGKTGLLIQRFLKLLADESVQQPEQVLAITFTVKATAEMRERIVKQLQLATGSDQSKTSFERETRALAQVVLRRDQMLGWELLNHPRRLNIRTIHSVCGEIARSLPVLSGAGGALSPVEDASVLYQEAARRTLMQLGGTDAELSAALRTLLLHRDGNLVDCERLLMEIFSLRDQWGGLIPLSGGALSETYLDGIVRTQLQRVLEQSVQSGLARLTSVFPKEQLTELTALVEDMAHAPGYQGSASPIAHFAGIHIEPGESVEELERWRSLAHILTTNDGWRKTRNKKHLGFEFESHHALRLRNLHDDLCANDELFAALRQVTKLPPAQYPDEQWAVIKVLFRVLRRALAELQLVFAEHDECDFTELELLAHAALNQENSSNALAESLGVKFQHLLVDEMQDTSTIQYQLLEMLTRGWDGQSQTIFLVGDPKQSIYLFRHARVERFVRTMLTGEFGDLPIERLQLTTNFRSQSGLVSAFNEDFSKLFPSASDISNPEEVPYARAVSRREPSSDAQNIVWHGTVLPPKENRHNSKAAIPDQSHLDAESIRSTIELWRSRPLPSGRTEPWKIAVLVRTKHLLNDIIAELKASAIAYRAVDIESLGDRQEVLDLFALTRALLHPADRTAWLAVLRAPWCGLSLAELHLLAGADNHDYAQRSMESLIDERGDLLSEESCERLTRLWPIMRAAADKQTQLTASQLVERTWRSLGGDAYLGANETANALRYLQLLAELEMEAGDINLPLLQRRMASLFANTSTTENAVDLLTIHKAKGLEWDLVIVPGMEKSPRRDRGRLLSWEELNPTGENSSPFVLAPIAGKGEGSKILNAWIQGIHSAREIAEQKRLFYVACTRAKEELHLFAAPRLNAKGEIRPPSGSLLETAWPAAQKHFSVSPTTQQASAQLHLPENASGLALAASGNASMHPRLQRLPLAFHPQSRFKTTTRLPSTGTTLRNAASFTRPEGSFEARVLGNTVHAFLEQMARRVASGTETDQLLLEIVAWKPRIIAVLRAESMPPNRLERYAQQVITALTNALQDAAGRWILAFRKNSSSEFAITSWQKERTSVRLDRIFRAGTEPLTEGDNCVWIVDYKTTLHVGGDIGDFLAGERARYEGQLTSYARIIRTSQPGTDIRVALYFPMLPKLIWWEPDL, via the coding sequence TTGGGTGAACTATTCCTCTTTCCAAACCCAGATGTAATCCAGCCAACTACAGAAGAGACCTTGCCGCCAGACTGGCAAGCTCGCAGAGATGCGCTCGACGTGCATCGGTCATGGATCGTTGAAGCCCCTGCCGGCTCCGGCAAAACCGGCTTACTGATTCAGCGCTTTCTCAAGCTGCTCGCCGATGAGAGCGTCCAGCAACCCGAGCAGGTGCTCGCCATCACCTTCACCGTCAAGGCAACCGCGGAGATGCGCGAGCGCATCGTGAAGCAATTGCAGCTCGCCACCGGATCCGATCAATCTAAGACCTCCTTCGAGCGTGAAACAAGGGCGTTGGCGCAGGTTGTATTACGTCGTGACCAAATGCTCGGATGGGAGTTGCTCAACCACCCACGCAGACTGAATATTCGCACCATCCACTCTGTCTGTGGTGAGATCGCGCGTTCACTCCCCGTGCTCTCCGGCGCAGGCGGTGCATTGTCTCCTGTCGAAGACGCAAGCGTGCTCTATCAGGAAGCAGCACGCCGAACCCTGATGCAACTTGGCGGCACCGATGCGGAGCTTAGTGCAGCTCTGCGCACCCTCCTATTGCATCGCGACGGCAATCTCGTCGACTGCGAACGTCTGCTCATGGAGATATTCTCTCTCCGCGACCAATGGGGTGGGCTAATCCCACTTTCCGGAGGAGCGTTGAGCGAAACGTATCTTGATGGCATTGTTCGCACACAACTACAACGCGTGTTGGAGCAATCGGTACAGTCCGGGTTGGCACGTTTGACCTCAGTGTTTCCAAAAGAGCAGCTAACAGAACTTACAGCGCTCGTTGAGGATATGGCCCATGCCCCCGGTTATCAGGGTTCCGCATCGCCAATCGCACACTTTGCAGGTATTCACATCGAACCAGGTGAAAGCGTAGAAGAGCTGGAGCGATGGCGTTCCCTGGCCCACATCCTCACCACAAATGACGGCTGGAGAAAGACCAGAAACAAAAAGCATCTCGGCTTCGAATTTGAATCTCACCATGCGCTCAGACTCAGGAATCTACACGACGATCTGTGCGCGAATGATGAATTGTTCGCCGCGCTTCGGCAAGTCACGAAGCTTCCCCCTGCACAATATCCTGACGAGCAATGGGCAGTTATTAAAGTATTGTTCCGCGTCCTGCGCCGCGCGCTCGCCGAGCTACAGCTTGTCTTCGCAGAGCACGACGAATGCGATTTCACCGAACTAGAGCTACTCGCGCATGCAGCACTGAATCAGGAAAACTCCTCCAACGCTTTGGCCGAGTCCCTGGGAGTAAAATTTCAACACCTGCTTGTCGATGAGATGCAGGACACCTCAACCATTCAATATCAATTGCTTGAAATGCTGACCCGCGGCTGGGACGGTCAGAGTCAGACCATCTTTCTCGTCGGTGATCCCAAACAGTCCATCTATCTCTTCCGGCACGCTCGCGTGGAACGGTTCGTACGCACCATGCTCACTGGAGAGTTCGGCGACCTTCCCATTGAGCGCTTGCAGTTGACGACAAACTTCCGCTCGCAGAGCGGTCTGGTAAGTGCATTCAACGAAGACTTCTCGAAGCTCTTCCCTTCCGCATCAGACATCTCGAATCCAGAAGAAGTCCCTTATGCCAGAGCAGTTTCGAGACGAGAACCATCCAGCGACGCACAAAACATTGTGTGGCACGGCACCGTCTTACCCCCCAAGGAGAATCGCCACAATAGCAAAGCGGCCATACCTGATCAAAGTCATCTCGATGCGGAGTCGATCCGTTCCACCATCGAACTGTGGCGCTCCCGCCCACTCCCCTCGGGCCGCACAGAACCATGGAAAATTGCTGTTCTCGTGCGCACGAAACACCTGCTGAACGACATCATCGCGGAATTGAAAGCATCTGCAATCGCATATCGCGCGGTAGACATTGAATCTCTGGGAGACAGGCAAGAGGTCCTTGACCTTTTCGCACTCACACGCGCTTTGCTGCATCCGGCAGATCGCACCGCATGGCTAGCCGTGCTTCGAGCACCATGGTGTGGTCTTAGCCTTGCTGAATTACACCTGTTAGCAGGCGCAGACAACCATGACTACGCGCAACGTTCCATGGAGAGCCTCATCGACGAACGCGGCGACCTATTGAGCGAAGAGAGCTGTGAGCGATTAACCCGCCTGTGGCCCATCATGCGTGCTGCAGCAGACAAACAAACTCAACTCACCGCGTCGCAGCTTGTGGAACGCACATGGCGATCGCTCGGAGGCGATGCTTACCTCGGCGCAAATGAAACTGCGAATGCGCTCCGTTACCTGCAGCTCCTTGCCGAATTGGAGATGGAAGCGGGCGATATCAATCTCCCTCTGCTTCAACGCCGCATGGCAAGCCTCTTCGCCAACACCAGCACAACCGAAAATGCAGTCGATTTGCTGACCATTCACAAGGCAAAGGGTTTGGAGTGGGACCTGGTGATCGTTCCTGGTATGGAGAAATCCCCACGACGAGATCGTGGACGCTTGCTGAGCTGGGAAGAACTCAACCCGACTGGAGAAAATTCCTCACCATTTGTCCTGGCTCCAATCGCGGGCAAAGGCGAGGGATCGAAAATACTCAACGCATGGATTCAAGGTATTCACAGCGCGCGAGAGATCGCCGAACAGAAACGTCTGTTTTACGTTGCCTGCACACGCGCTAAAGAGGAGCTCCATCTGTTCGCTGCTCCAAGATTGAACGCCAAAGGAGAAATTAGACCGCCCTCCGGCAGTCTTCTTGAAACCGCATGGCCAGCAGCACAAAAGCATTTTTCTGTATCGCCAACCACACAGCAAGCATCTGCTCAGCTCCATCTGCCTGAGAACGCTTCAGGCCTTGCTCTCGCAGCATCCGGCAATGCGAGCATGCATCCGCGTTTGCAGCGACTTCCTCTTGCGTTCCATCCTCAATCGCGTTTTAAGACAACGACCAGGTTGCCCTCTACCGGTACGACTCTGCGCAATGCCGCGTCGTTCACAAGACCCGAAGGTTCTTTTGAGGCAAGAGTCTTAGGCAACACAGTACACGCTTTTCTGGAACAGATGGCGAGACGTGTTGCATCAGGCACGGAGACTGATCAGCTTCTGCTCGAAATTGTCGCTTGGAAACCGCGTATCATCGCAGTACTGCGCGCCGAGAGCATGCCTCCTAACCGTCTCGAACGCTATGCACAACAGGTAATCACCGCACTGACCAATGCTCTTCAAGACGCCGCAGGTCGCTGGATACTGGCCTTCCGCAAAAATAGCTCAAGTGAATTCGCCATAACCTCGTGGCAGAAAGAAAGAACAAGCGTGCGACTCGACCGCATCTTTCGCGCCGGAACTGAGCCTTTGACAGAAGGGGATAACTGTGTGTGGATTGTGGATTACAAAACCACCCTGCATGTGGGAGGAGACATTGGAGATTTTCTGGCCGGAGAACGCGCCAGATACGAAGGACAACTGACAAGCTACGCACGCATCATCCGAACCAGCCAGCCAGGAACAGATATTCGTGTAGCGCTCTATTTCCCAATGCTCCCGAAGCTAATTTGGTGGGAGCCGGATTTATAA
- the phoU gene encoding phosphate signaling complex protein PhoU: MRIKFQQSLDDLKERLLIMAGLAEQAIQRSIEAYITRDTSICELVLQAEPSINKLEREIDQMALDLLAMEQPMAIDLRFILSVIRINADLERVGDQAVNIAMRVREMGAFANVDLPVDIPRLASLASAMVRKSLQAFIEGNVELAQSVLALDDQVDRMNDAAYQALSTLIKERPELTPQSLNALIIARNLERVGDHATNIAEDVIFWVRGADVRHNPAGAQAV, from the coding sequence ATGCGTATTAAATTTCAGCAGAGCCTCGATGATTTGAAAGAGCGGCTACTCATTATGGCAGGGCTGGCGGAGCAGGCCATTCAACGCTCGATTGAGGCGTATATCACGCGTGACACCAGCATCTGCGAGCTTGTGCTGCAGGCTGAACCTTCCATTAATAAACTTGAGCGGGAGATCGACCAGATGGCTCTCGATCTTCTTGCCATGGAACAACCCATGGCGATCGACCTGCGCTTCATTCTTTCGGTGATCCGCATCAATGCTGATCTTGAGCGTGTGGGAGATCAAGCAGTGAACATTGCCATGAGAGTTCGCGAGATGGGCGCCTTTGCGAATGTGGATCTGCCTGTAGATATTCCACGGCTAGCATCGCTGGCGTCGGCGATGGTGCGGAAATCGTTGCAGGCCTTTATTGAGGGTAATGTCGAGCTTGCGCAGTCTGTGCTGGCGCTCGATGATCAGGTTGACAGGATGAACGATGCAGCCTATCAAGCACTAAGCACGCTTATCAAAGAAAGGCCTGAGCTTACTCCGCAGTCATTGAATGCGCTGATTATTGCGCGCAATCTGGAGCGAGTTGGCGATCATGCGACAAACATTGCAGAGGATGTGATCTTCTGGGTGCGGGGAGCCGACGTTCGTCATAATCCTGCAGGAGCGCAGGCTGTGTGA